tgaaatacatatatataatagcaCGTATTTAGTAACAATACATCAGGTACTTGCTTTAATAATGATTACCTTATTGCCTATATTGCTTTTGGGGACTCTACAAATACATGCATTGTTAAAATTACTGTCAGATACTTGTATGCATTTTAGGCAACATAAATTTTCGTAACCCTGTTTTCTCCATTTTGATATAAGAGCCCCATCGACATACTTTTCTCGAACCAAATAATCGTATAACTCTCCTGTATTaagcaaaaatatatatagtataatatgtaattatagaaaatatcACATAAACAGATCAAATTAATAGTGAATATGCGAAATAATATGCAATTATGATTtgaatttataaacaatgatataattaaatgttgtgtgtattattattataattactTGAAATTTCTTTTCTCTTATAGTAcaattcataaatataacgAGCAGTTTGatgatttatttgaaatattggccataatatttcatttt
This Plasmodium chabaudi chabaudi strain AS genome assembly, chromosome: 12 DNA region includes the following protein-coding sequences:
- a CDS encoding pre-mRNA-splicing factor BUD31, putative (term=annotation;date=20150818;qualifier=removed_product=G10 protein, putative;qualifier=added_product=pre-mrna-splicing factor bud31, putative;qualifier=added_gene_name=bud31;qualifier=added_literature=pmid:21245033;qualifier=added_GO:0005686;qualifier=added_GO:0000380;qualifier=added_GO:0008380;curatorName=ucb@sanger.ac.uk;~;query 115-115;GPI_cleavage_site_score=0.22799999;~pfam_scan;Pfam:PF01125.13; E()=2.3E-62;score=208.9;query 1-144;description=G10;~iprscan;InterPro:IPR018230 : BUD31/G10-related, conserved site;Prosite:PS00997; score=1.0;query 101-123;description=BUD31/G10-related, conserved site;~iprscan;InterPro:IPR001748 : G10 protein;PRINTS:PR00322; score=2.1E-47;query 13-33;description=G10 protein;~iprscan;InterPro:IPR001748 : G10 protein;PRINTS:PR00322; score=2.1E-47;query 72-97;description=G10 protein;~iprscan;InterPro:IPR001748 : G10 protein;Pfam:PF01125; score=1.4E-62;query 1-144;description=G10 protein;~iprscan;InterPro:IPR001748 : G10 protein;PRINTS:PR00322; score=2.1E-47;query 48-71;description=G10 protein;~iprscan;InterPro:IPR001748 : G10 protein;PRINTS:PR00322; score=2.1E-47;query 134-143;description=G10 protein;~iprscan;InterPro:IPR001748 : G10 protein;PRINTS:PR00322; score=2.1E-47;query 98-123;description=G10 protein), with the protein product MPHIRTMNSKKPPEGWNKVEAFLNEMNQKMRSLENEDTSKKRKNEILWPIFQINHQTARYIYELYYKRKEISRELYDYLVREKYVDGALISKWRKQGYENLCCLKCIQVSDSNFNNACICRVPKSNIGNKVIQCVNCGCRGCASGDR